The Streptomyces sp. NBC_01255 genome window below encodes:
- a CDS encoding ArsR/SmtB family transcription factor — MLRIHFTGNDLAGVRTAARPDVLWETILSFHRLRDRRGSVVYREWRSDARMRLGGETRLLAALVPSRGYFPDFLTPAEGVTGLDEGLRAIRATDSGRLRDELSLLAADRSGGRTVPHSLRALADGGAEPFDRLVGALRSYHRAAIEPYWPHIRARVEADRARRGRALLDGGADELLASLPPMLRWRAPVLEADYPVDRDVHLDGRGLLLQPSYFCRGTPVVLRDPALPPVLVYPVTHGEAPTVRSPGGSSLAKLVGQTRSAVLHAIGDGGTTSELARRAGVSLASASQHAGVLREAGLIATLRHGNAVLHTLTPLGAALLGGAQRTVDLRKADLRTADLRRYARNGPVTS; from the coding sequence ATGCTGCGGATTCATTTCACCGGAAACGACTTGGCGGGGGTGCGGACGGCCGCCAGGCCGGATGTTCTGTGGGAAACCATTCTCAGCTTTCACCGCTTAAGGGACCGGCGCGGATCCGTCGTCTACCGGGAATGGCGCTCGGACGCCCGGATGCGGCTCGGCGGTGAGACCCGTCTCCTCGCCGCCCTCGTTCCCAGCCGCGGCTATTTTCCCGACTTCCTGACGCCCGCCGAAGGCGTCACCGGCCTCGACGAGGGCCTCCGGGCGATCCGCGCGACCGACTCCGGCCGGCTCCGCGACGAGCTCTCCCTGCTCGCCGCCGACCGCTCCGGCGGCCGGACCGTGCCCCACTCGCTGCGCGCCCTCGCCGACGGCGGCGCGGAGCCCTTCGACCGGCTCGTGGGGGCCCTGCGCAGCTACCACCGGGCCGCGATCGAGCCGTACTGGCCGCACATCCGGGCCCGCGTCGAGGCCGACCGGGCCCGCCGCGGCCGGGCCCTGCTCGACGGCGGCGCGGACGAACTGCTCGCCTCGCTGCCGCCGATGCTGCGCTGGCGCGCGCCCGTCCTGGAGGCCGACTACCCGGTCGACCGGGACGTCCACCTCGACGGGCGGGGGCTGCTGCTCCAGCCCTCGTACTTCTGCCGGGGGACCCCAGTGGTGCTGCGCGACCCCGCGCTGCCGCCGGTCCTCGTCTACCCCGTCACCCACGGCGAGGCGCCGACCGTCCGCTCGCCGGGCGGCTCCTCGCTCGCCAAGCTGGTCGGCCAGACCCGCTCGGCGGTCTTGCACGCCATCGGGGACGGCGGTACGACGAGCGAGCTCGCGCGCCGGGCCGGGGTCTCGCTCGCCTCCGCGAGCCAGCACGCGGGCGTGCTCCGGGAGGCCGGGCTCATCGCGACCCTGCGCCACGGCAACGCGGTCCTGCACACGCTGACGCCGTTGGGCGCCGCCCTGCTCGGCGGCGCCCAACGGACGGTGGATCTGCGGAAGGCCGACCTGCGGACGGCCGACCTGCGCCGTTACGCGCGGAACGGGCCGGTCACCTCGTAG
- a CDS encoding alkaline phosphatase PhoX yields MERRSFLRGAVIGTSAAAFGGSLWHGAAFAAPAQPGAGPYGALGAANSHGIQLPAGFTSRIIARSGQTVTGTSYTWHNAPDGGACFVDGTGWIYVSNSEINPSGGASAVRFDSAGTITGAYRILSGTRQNCAGGATPWNTWLSCEEVSLGYVYESNPWGGTAYRRDAMGRFKHEAAAADPVRKVIYLTEDESNGCFYRFIPTTWGNLSAGTLQVLVAGTASSGSFTWQNVPDPDGSPTATRSQVSGSKKFNGGEGCYYADDTVWFTTKGDNRVWQVNLATGTYELAYDDSLVSGTAPLTGVDNVTGTTSGDLFVSEDGGNMEICVITPDDVVAPFLRITGQSSSEITGPAFSPDGKRLYFSSQRGTTGSSSGGITYEVTGPFRA; encoded by the coding sequence GTGGAGCGACGCAGTTTCCTGCGTGGAGCGGTCATCGGCACCTCCGCCGCCGCCTTCGGCGGCAGCCTCTGGCACGGGGCGGCCTTCGCCGCGCCCGCCCAGCCCGGCGCGGGCCCGTACGGGGCGCTCGGCGCGGCGAACTCCCACGGCATCCAGCTGCCGGCCGGTTTCACCAGCCGGATCATCGCCCGGTCCGGCCAGACCGTGACAGGCACCTCGTACACCTGGCACAACGCCCCCGACGGCGGCGCCTGTTTCGTCGACGGCACGGGCTGGATCTACGTGTCGAACTCGGAGATCAACCCGAGCGGCGGCGCGAGCGCCGTGCGGTTCGACTCCGCGGGCACGATCACCGGCGCGTACCGGATCCTCTCCGGCACCCGCCAGAACTGTGCGGGCGGCGCCACCCCGTGGAACACCTGGCTCTCCTGCGAGGAGGTGTCCCTCGGCTACGTCTACGAGTCGAACCCCTGGGGCGGCACGGCCTACCGCCGTGACGCGATGGGCCGGTTCAAGCACGAGGCCGCCGCCGCCGACCCGGTCCGCAAGGTGATCTACCTGACCGAGGACGAGTCGAACGGCTGCTTCTACCGCTTCATCCCCACCACCTGGGGCAACCTCTCCGCCGGCACCCTCCAGGTCCTGGTCGCCGGAACCGCCAGCTCCGGCTCCTTCACCTGGCAGAACGTCCCGGACCCGGACGGCTCGCCGACCGCGACCCGCTCCCAGGTGTCCGGTTCGAAGAAGTTCAACGGCGGCGAGGGCTGCTACTACGCGGACGACACCGTCTGGTTCACCACCAAGGGCGACAACCGCGTCTGGCAGGTCAACCTCGCCACCGGCACGTACGAGCTGGCCTACGACGACTCGCTCGTCTCCGGCACCGCCCCGCTGACCGGCGTCGACAACGTCACCGGGACCACCTCCGGCGACCTGTTCGTCTCCGAGGACGGCGGCAACATGGAGATCTGCGTCATCACCCCGGACGACGTCGTCGCCCCGTTCCTCCGCATCACGGGCCAGTCCAGCTCCGAGATCACCGGACCGGCCTTCTCCCCCGACGGCAAGCGGCTGTACTTCTCCAGCCAGCGCGGTACGACGGGCAGCTCCTCGGGCGGTATCACCTACGAGGTGACCGGCCCGTTCCGCGCGTAA
- a CDS encoding group III truncated hemoglobin — translation MRATRDISDRDDLDVLLRRFYGAAFADPLIGPFFTEIAGTDLEVHLPRITDFWERALFRTADYGRDAFAPHAALHSARPLTAAHFGRWVQLWHASVDGLHRGPRAERAKAQGERIAVAMLRRLAGPDAGTGGGGGGFVPLAALELRSAA, via the coding sequence ATGCGCGCCACCCGGGACATCAGCGACCGTGACGACCTCGACGTGCTGCTGCGGCGCTTCTACGGCGCCGCCTTCGCCGATCCGCTCATCGGGCCCTTCTTCACCGAGATCGCCGGCACGGACCTGGAGGTCCATCTGCCGCGGATCACCGACTTCTGGGAGCGCGCCCTCTTCCGTACCGCCGACTACGGGCGGGACGCCTTCGCGCCGCACGCCGCCCTCCACTCCGCGCGGCCGCTCACCGCCGCCCACTTCGGCCGCTGGGTCCAGCTCTGGCACGCCTCCGTCGACGGCCTCCACCGGGGGCCGCGGGCCGAGCGGGCCAAGGCGCAGGGCGAGCGGATCGCCGTCGCGATGCTGCGCAGGCTCGCCGGACCGGACGCCGGGACCGGCGGCGGAGGCGGCGGATTCGTACCGTTGGCGGCGCTGGAGCTGCGCTCCGCGGCCTGA
- a CDS encoding VOC family protein — MAPQMIFVNLPVKDLDASKAFFVKLGFSINEHFTDETASCVVISDTIFAMLLTEEKFKSFTAPGKEISDATKTTEVLVTLSAESREKADELADAALAAGGGPAKEPMDMGFMYGRSFTDLDGHHWEVFWMDPAAAQG, encoded by the coding sequence ATGGCCCCGCAGATGATCTTCGTGAACCTGCCCGTGAAGGACCTCGACGCCAGCAAGGCCTTCTTCGTGAAGCTCGGCTTCTCGATCAACGAGCACTTCACCGACGAGACCGCCTCGTGCGTCGTCATCAGCGACACGATCTTCGCGATGCTGCTCACCGAGGAGAAGTTCAAGAGCTTCACCGCCCCGGGCAAGGAGATCTCCGACGCCACGAAGACCACCGAGGTGCTCGTCACGCTGAGCGCCGAGAGCCGGGAGAAGGCCGACGAGCTGGCCGACGCGGCCCTCGCCGCCGGTGGCGGCCCGGCGAAGGAGCCGATGGACATGGGCTTCATGTATGGCCGCTCCTTCACCGACCTGGACGGCCACCACTGGGAGGTCTTCTGGATGGACCCGGCGGCCGCCCAGGGCTGA
- a CDS encoding SDR family NAD(P)-dependent oxidoreductase: MSASSARFTDRTVLVTGAGSGLGRAIALAFAAEGAKVVVAGRSAEPLDATVSLIEAAGGTAAAVTADVSGAASTRELVRRTVELFGGLDVAVNNAGVFRGGHSAADFPLEDWQTLLDINVTGVLHALQAEVAHMRAHGGGAIVNISSNLGPHVRIPGVFGYQVSKAAVSALTRAAALDHIADGVRINAVSPGAAESSMSLQPGETEAERAVRMKEQSPLGRISSAAEVAAAVLYLASDAAGSAVGTDLVIDGGVSA, from the coding sequence ATGTCCGCATCATCCGCCCGCTTCACCGACCGCACCGTCCTCGTCACCGGCGCCGGCTCCGGCCTCGGCCGGGCCATCGCGCTCGCCTTCGCCGCCGAGGGCGCGAAGGTCGTCGTCGCCGGCCGTAGCGCCGAGCCCCTCGACGCGACGGTCTCCCTGATCGAGGCCGCCGGGGGCACCGCGGCCGCGGTCACGGCCGACGTGTCCGGCGCCGCGTCCACGCGGGAGCTGGTCCGGCGCACGGTCGAGCTCTTCGGGGGTCTCGACGTCGCCGTGAACAACGCCGGGGTCTTCCGCGGCGGCCACAGCGCGGCCGACTTCCCCCTGGAGGACTGGCAGACGCTGCTCGACATCAACGTGACGGGGGTGCTGCACGCCCTCCAGGCCGAGGTGGCGCACATGCGGGCGCACGGCGGCGGGGCGATCGTGAACATCTCGTCCAACCTGGGTCCGCACGTCCGGATCCCCGGGGTCTTCGGCTACCAGGTCTCGAAGGCGGCCGTCTCGGCCCTCACCAGGGCCGCGGCCCTGGACCACATCGCCGACGGGGTCCGGATCAACGCGGTCAGCCCGGGTGCCGCGGAGTCCTCGATGTCGCTGCAGCCCGGCGAGACCGAGGCCGAGCGGGCGGTCCGGATGAAGGAGCAGTCGCCGCTGGGCCGGATCTCGTCCGCCGCGGAGGTGGCGGCGGCGGTCCTGTACCTCGCCTCGGACGCTGCGGGCTCCGCCGTCGGCACCGACCTGGTGATCGACGGCGGGGTCTCCGCCTGA
- a CDS encoding MFS transporter has product MQATTRTREHDRAAAGHDRPRTRGGFVLLGGVQMTLIFTLAGLAVPLPRIGAEFGLDRADLILLSAAYGLTFAGLLLLGGRLADRFGGRRTLTAGLLVFGTASALAPLAPGYEALLAARFAQGVGAALVAPAAMAVLRALFPAPAAYGRAMATWGGLSVLGATAGNLLSGVIAAAVSWRGTFAVPVAVTLAALLLAPRLLPATLPGTGRALDLPGALLATAGITLASFGLVLTDAHPWGSAPVLVPLLTGLAFLAAFAAVERRTADPLLPPDFLRDGRRVLGLAAIGLTAAGTATVFVLLSLALQEGRGWSALLTSGSFVPFAVALLGSGRLAGPLIGRYGPGRVTGAGLGTAGAGLGLLAATALDRSVPYAYGLLPGLVLLAAGGALSFAGAAVLATERVPAHRAGLAGGVLNTAMELGPTVVFAALLTLGGDAVSLAAAAVAFTVLAATTIRTK; this is encoded by the coding sequence ATGCAAGCGACGACGCGGACACGGGAGCACGACAGAGCAGCGGCCGGCCACGACCGGCCCCGCACCCGCGGCGGGTTCGTCCTGCTCGGCGGCGTGCAGATGACGCTCATCTTCACGCTCGCCGGCCTCGCCGTCCCCCTCCCCCGCATCGGCGCCGAGTTCGGACTCGACCGCGCCGACCTGATCCTGCTGAGCGCCGCCTACGGCCTGACCTTCGCCGGGCTGCTCCTGCTCGGCGGGCGGCTCGCCGACCGGTTCGGCGGCCGCAGGACCCTCACGGCCGGGCTCCTGGTCTTCGGCACCGCCTCCGCCCTGGCACCGCTCGCCCCGGGGTACGAGGCGCTGCTCGCCGCCCGCTTCGCGCAGGGCGTCGGCGCTGCGCTCGTCGCCCCTGCTGCGATGGCCGTGCTCCGGGCGCTGTTCCCGGCACCGGCCGCGTACGGCAGGGCGATGGCCACCTGGGGCGGGCTCTCCGTGCTCGGCGCGACCGCCGGGAACCTGCTCTCCGGGGTGATCGCGGCCGCCGTCTCCTGGCGCGGCACCTTCGCCGTACCGGTCGCCGTGACCCTCGCGGCGCTGCTCCTCGCACCCCGGCTGCTGCCCGCGACCCTGCCCGGTACGGGCCGGGCCCTGGACCTGCCCGGCGCGCTGCTCGCCACGGCCGGGATCACGCTCGCCAGCTTCGGGCTCGTCCTCACCGACGCCCACCCCTGGGGCTCCGCCCCGGTCCTCGTCCCGCTGCTCACCGGACTGGCCTTCCTCGCCGCCTTCGCGGCCGTGGAACGGCGGACGGCCGATCCGCTCCTGCCGCCGGACTTCCTGCGCGACGGCCGCCGCGTCCTGGGCCTCGCGGCGATCGGGCTCACCGCGGCCGGGACGGCCACGGTCTTCGTCCTGCTGTCCCTGGCCCTCCAGGAGGGGCGCGGCTGGTCCGCGCTGCTCACCTCCGGCTCCTTCGTGCCCTTCGCGGTCGCCCTGCTGGGCTCGGGCCGGCTCGCGGGCCCGCTCATCGGGCGGTACGGCCCCGGCCGGGTGACCGGAGCCGGGCTCGGCACGGCCGGCGCCGGGCTCGGGCTGCTGGCCGCGACCGCCCTCGACCGCTCCGTCCCGTACGCGTACGGGCTGCTGCCCGGCCTCGTGCTGCTCGCGGCCGGTGGCGCCCTGTCCTTCGCGGGCGCCGCCGTCCTCGCCACCGAGCGCGTCCCGGCGCACCGCGCGGGGCTCGCGGGCGGCGTCCTGAACACGGCGATGGAGCTCGGGCCGACCGTGGTCTTCGCCGCCCTGCTCACTCTCGGCGGCGACGCGGTGTCGCTGGCGGCCGCGGCCGTCGCGTTCACCGTCCTGGCGGCCACCACGATCCGCACCAAGTAG
- a CDS encoding TetR/AcrR family transcriptional regulator — translation MARTKEFDPDAALQAALDLFWARGYEATTMSDLVEHLGVGRASIYATFGNKHDLYMKAMDRYLETRDPELVEELSTPGPALPAVRGLVRRFAAQAATEGERLNGCFVTNSAAELAPHDVAVARRVELSWEQVETLLYGALTRARAGGELPADRDPRALARMLLVLLQGIRVVGKASTDPGRVLDAAEQALELLD, via the coding sequence GTGGCCAGGACCAAGGAATTCGATCCCGACGCCGCGCTCCAGGCCGCTCTCGACCTGTTCTGGGCGCGCGGCTACGAGGCGACGACGATGTCGGACCTCGTGGAGCACCTCGGTGTGGGCCGCGCCAGTATCTACGCGACCTTCGGGAACAAGCACGACCTGTACATGAAGGCGATGGACCGCTACCTGGAGACCCGCGACCCGGAGCTCGTCGAGGAGCTGTCCACGCCGGGCCCGGCCCTGCCGGCCGTACGCGGGCTCGTCCGCCGCTTCGCCGCGCAGGCGGCGACCGAGGGCGAGCGCCTGAACGGCTGCTTCGTCACCAACTCGGCGGCGGAGCTGGCCCCGCACGACGTGGCCGTCGCGCGCCGGGTCGAGCTCAGCTGGGAGCAGGTCGAGACGCTCCTGTACGGGGCGCTCACCCGGGCCCGGGCCGGGGGCGAGCTCCCGGCGGACCGGGACCCGCGCGCCCTGGCCCGGATGCTGCTCGTCCTGCTCCAGGGGATCAGGGTGGTCGGCAAGGCCTCGACGGACCCGGGCAGGGTCCTGGACGCGGCGGAGCAGGCACTGGAACTGTTGGACTGA
- the nirD gene encoding nitrite reductase small subunit NirD, with protein MTTPGSTTLTSTALTSTTLTSATLELSPSPDSWMTVCEESRLTPGRGVAALLPDGRQAAVFRDRSGRTYAIDNRDPFTGAQVLSRGLIGSADGRPFVASPLLKQRFDLETGRCLDDDGVTVAVYPVRSV; from the coding sequence ATGACGACGCCCGGCTCGACGACACTCACCTCGACGGCACTCACCTCGACGACGCTCACCTCCGCGACGCTCGAACTCTCCCCCTCCCCCGACTCCTGGATGACGGTCTGCGAGGAGTCCCGGCTGACCCCGGGCCGGGGCGTGGCGGCGCTGCTGCCGGACGGCCGGCAGGCGGCGGTCTTCCGGGACCGGTCGGGCCGGACGTACGCGATCGACAACCGCGACCCGTTCACCGGGGCGCAGGTGCTGTCCCGGGGGCTGATCGGCTCGGCGGACGGGCGGCCGTTCGTGGCGTCGCCGCTCCTGAAGCAGCGCTTCGACCTGGAGACGGGCCGCTGCCTTGACGACGACGGGGTCACGGTGGCGGTGTATCCCGTCCGAAGCGTCTAG
- the nirB gene encoding nitrite reductase large subunit NirB, protein MSADMTTPAPTPTIVLVGHGMVGQRFLEALADRGVTERARIVVLCEEPRPAYDRVQLTSYFSGKSAEDLSMVEAGFLEKHGIELYLGDPAESVDREARTVTARSGQVFAYDTLVLATGSYPFVPPVPGKDARGCFVYRTIEDLLAIEEYAKTATTGAVVGGGLLGLEAAGALKGLGLDTHVVEFAPRLMPVQVDEGGGAALLRTIERMGLSVHTGTGTQEVLTADGAVTGMKLSDGSELAADMVVFSAGVRPRDQLARDCGLDVGERGGIAVDERCRTSDPAVFAIGECALAVDGRVYGLVAPGYEMAQTVAATIADGAGAGDGFTGADMSTKLKLLGVDVASFGDAHGTAEGCLDVVYSDSRSGVYKKLVISGDGVLLGGVLVGDAEQYGLLRPLTGSVPPVSAEQLVLPAGAGAPVALGPSALPDDAVICSCHNVTKHAIGQCESLAEVKKCTKAGTGCGSCVKVIEKLLPAATDKGLCGCFSYNRSELYEIARTLRITSFAALLDSHGRDGAKGGEGCEVCKPTVGSILASLAPTLGMGGYILDGEQASLQDTNDHFLANMQRNGSYSVVPRIPGGEITPDRLIVIGEVARDFGLYTKITGGQRIDLFGARVDQLPSIWTRLVDAGFESGHAYGKSLRTVKSCVGQTWCRYGVQDSVKMAIQLELRYRGLRAPHKLKSAVSGCARECAEAQSKDFGIIATANGWNLYVGGNGGATPRHADLLAQDLSDAELVRLIDRFLMFYIRTGDRLERTSTWLERLEGGLDHLKDVVVHDSLGLCDELEALMSAHVADYQDEWAQTLDDPDRLRRFVSFVNAPEAPDPSVRFMPERDQIKPDLTVLTLGPTNSTLEGASR, encoded by the coding sequence ATGAGCGCTGACATGACGACGCCCGCGCCCACCCCCACGATCGTCCTGGTCGGCCACGGAATGGTCGGCCAGCGGTTCCTGGAGGCGCTCGCCGACCGTGGCGTCACCGAGCGGGCCCGGATCGTGGTCCTCTGCGAGGAGCCGCGCCCGGCCTACGACCGCGTGCAGCTGACCTCGTACTTCTCGGGGAAGAGCGCCGAGGACCTGTCGATGGTCGAGGCCGGGTTCCTGGAGAAGCACGGCATCGAGCTGTACCTCGGCGACCCGGCGGAGTCGGTGGACCGGGAGGCCCGTACGGTCACCGCCCGTTCCGGGCAGGTCTTCGCGTACGACACGCTGGTCCTCGCCACCGGCTCGTACCCCTTCGTCCCGCCGGTCCCCGGCAAGGACGCCCGCGGCTGCTTCGTCTACCGCACCATCGAGGACCTGCTCGCCATCGAGGAGTACGCGAAGACGGCGACGACGGGCGCGGTCGTCGGCGGCGGGCTGCTCGGCCTGGAGGCGGCGGGCGCGCTCAAGGGGCTCGGACTCGACACGCACGTCGTGGAGTTCGCACCGCGCCTGATGCCGGTGCAGGTCGACGAGGGCGGCGGCGCGGCCCTCCTGCGCACCATCGAGCGGATGGGCCTGAGCGTCCACACGGGGACGGGCACGCAGGAGGTCCTGACGGCGGACGGCGCCGTGACCGGGATGAAGCTCTCGGACGGTTCCGAACTGGCCGCGGACATGGTCGTGTTCTCGGCGGGCGTGCGCCCCCGGGACCAACTGGCCCGCGACTGCGGCCTGGACGTCGGCGAGCGCGGCGGCATCGCGGTCGACGAGCGGTGCCGTACGTCGGACCCGGCGGTGTTCGCGATCGGCGAGTGCGCGCTCGCCGTGGACGGCCGGGTGTACGGCCTGGTGGCTCCGGGCTACGAGATGGCGCAGACGGTGGCGGCGACGATCGCCGACGGGGCGGGGGCCGGCGACGGCTTCACGGGCGCCGACATGTCGACCAAGCTCAAGCTCCTCGGCGTGGACGTGGCCTCCTTCGGCGACGCGCACGGCACGGCCGAGGGCTGCCTCGACGTCGTCTACTCCGACTCCCGCTCGGGCGTCTACAAGAAGCTGGTGATCTCCGGCGACGGGGTGCTGCTGGGCGGCGTCCTGGTCGGCGACGCCGAGCAGTACGGGCTGCTCCGGCCGCTCACCGGTTCCGTACCGCCCGTCTCCGCCGAGCAGTTGGTGCTCCCGGCGGGCGCGGGCGCACCGGTGGCGCTCGGCCCGTCGGCCCTGCCGGACGACGCGGTGATCTGCTCCTGCCACAACGTCACGAAGCACGCGATCGGCCAGTGCGAGTCGCTGGCCGAGGTGAAGAAGTGCACCAAGGCCGGTACGGGCTGCGGCAGTTGCGTGAAGGTGATCGAGAAGCTGCTGCCGGCCGCCACCGACAAGGGGCTCTGCGGCTGCTTCTCGTACAACCGCAGCGAGCTGTACGAGATCGCCCGCACGCTCCGGATCACCTCCTTCGCCGCGCTGCTCGACTCGCACGGGCGGGACGGGGCGAAGGGCGGAGAGGGCTGCGAGGTCTGCAAGCCGACGGTCGGCTCGATCCTGGCCAGTCTCGCCCCGACACTCGGCATGGGCGGCTACATCCTCGACGGCGAGCAGGCCTCCCTGCAGGACACCAACGACCACTTCCTCGCCAACATGCAGCGCAACGGCTCGTACTCGGTCGTGCCGCGCATCCCCGGCGGCGAGATCACCCCGGACAGGCTGATCGTGATCGGCGAGGTGGCACGGGACTTCGGCCTCTACACGAAGATCACGGGCGGCCAGCGGATCGACCTCTTCGGCGCGCGGGTGGACCAACTCCCCTCGATCTGGACCCGATTGGTCGACGCGGGCTTCGAGTCGGGGCACGCCTACGGCAAGTCGCTGCGCACGGTGAAGTCCTGCGTCGGGCAGACCTGGTGCCGATACGGCGTCCAGGACTCGGTGAAGATGGCGATCCAGCTGGAGCTGCGCTACCGGGGTCTGCGCGCCCCGCACAAGCTGAAGTCGGCCGTCTCGGGCTGCGCCCGCGAGTGCGCGGAGGCCCAGTCGAAGGACTTCGGGATCATCGCGACGGCGAACGGCTGGAACCTGTACGTCGGCGGGAACGGCGGCGCGACCCCGCGCCACGCGGACCTGCTCGCCCAGGACCTCTCGGACGCCGAACTCGTCCGTCTGATCGACCGGTTCCTGATGTTCTATATCCGGACGGGGGACCGCCTGGAGCGGACGTCGACCTGGCTGGAGCGCCTGGAGGGCGGGCTCGACCATCTCAAGGACGTGGTGGTGCACGACTCGCTCGGGCTGTGCGACGAGCTGGAGGCGCTGATGTCGGCGCACGTCGCGGACTACCAGGACGAGTGGGCGCAGACGCTGGACGACCCGGACCGGCTGCGGCGCTTCGTCTCCTTCGTGAACGCGCCGGAGGCGCCGGACCCGTCGGTCCGGTTCATGCCGGAGCGCGACCAGATCAAGCCGGACCTCACGGTCCTGACGCTCGGCCCGACGAACAGCACCCTGGAAGGGGCTTCCCGATGA
- a CDS encoding NAD(P)/FAD-dependent oxidoreductase, producing the protein MSTRIVVVGGGTAGARLAQRLPVTLLGEEPHAPYNRVLLADVLAGRYAPEVIALPGTREPVRLGVRAVRIDRAARTVECADGSLVGYDRLVLATGSNPVLPPLRGLRGAALPEGVHPFRTLDDCLTLRALVRPGVRAVVIGGGLLGVSAARALAALGAEVVLTQQGERLMERQLDVQASALLRDHVESLGVEVHTECRVSGLRQREGAVTAVELADGFVLDAQVVVLACGVRPRTALAREAGLDVGRGVLVDDELRTSDPYIHAIGDCAEHEGRVYGLAGPALEQADVLAELLATTDPAPRYTGTRALTRLTLGGPHPLDLAAFGDATAQPGDDVVQLTDATQGAYRKVVVRGDRLVGGVLLGDLAAVGALARAWEGDEALPEAPLLHLLTHDGGS; encoded by the coding sequence ATGAGTACACGGATCGTGGTGGTCGGGGGCGGAACGGCGGGCGCCCGGCTCGCCCAGCGCCTGCCCGTCACCCTCCTCGGCGAGGAGCCGCACGCCCCGTACAACAGGGTGCTGCTCGCGGACGTCCTCGCCGGGCGGTACGCCCCCGAGGTGATCGCCCTGCCCGGGACCCGGGAGCCGGTACGGCTCGGGGTGCGGGCGGTACGGATCGACCGGGCGGCGCGGACGGTGGAGTGCGCGGACGGCTCCCTCGTCGGCTACGACCGGCTGGTCCTGGCCACGGGCTCCAACCCGGTGCTGCCGCCGCTGCGCGGCCTGCGCGGGGCGGCGCTGCCGGAGGGCGTCCACCCCTTCCGTACGCTCGACGACTGCCTGACGCTGCGCGCGCTCGTCCGGCCCGGGGTGCGGGCGGTGGTCATCGGCGGCGGGCTCCTCGGGGTCTCGGCGGCGCGCGCGCTCGCCGCGCTGGGTGCGGAGGTCGTCCTGACCCAGCAGGGCGAGCGCCTGATGGAACGCCAACTCGACGTCCAGGCATCCGCTTTGCTGCGCGACCACGTGGAGTCCCTCGGCGTCGAGGTGCACACGGAGTGCCGGGTGAGCGGCCTGCGGCAGCGGGAAGGGGCGGTGACGGCGGTCGAACTCGCCGACGGCTTCGTCCTCGACGCCCAGGTCGTGGTCCTGGCCTGCGGGGTCAGGCCCCGCACGGCCCTGGCCCGGGAGGCGGGCCTCGACGTCGGCAGGGGCGTCCTGGTCGACGACGAACTCCGCACCTCCGACCCGTACATCCACGCCATCGGCGACTGCGCGGAACACGAGGGCCGCGTCTACGGCCTGGCGGGCCCGGCCCTGGAACAGGCGGACGTCCTGGCGGAGCTGCTGGCGACAACGGACCCCGCCCCCCGGTACACCGGCACCCGCGCCCTCACCCGCCTCACCCTCGGCGGCCCCCACCCCCTGGACCTCGCCGCCTTCGGCGACGCGACCGCCCAGCCGGGCGACGACGTCGTCCAGCTCACCGACGCCACCCAAGGCGCCTACCGCAAGGTCGTCGTCCGCGGTGACCGGCTCGTCGGGGGCGTCCTCCTCGGCGACCTGGCCGCGGTCGGCGCGCTCGCCCGGGCCTGGGAGGGCGACGAAGCCCTCCCGGAGGCCCCTCTGCTGCACCTGCTCACCCACGACGGAGGCTCCTGA